Below is a genomic region from Pseudomonas sp. JQ170C.
CAACGCGAACATATCGTCAGGATGCACTGCGGCCAGATTGATCAAGGGCGCTTGAACGGCATGCTCGCGATCCAGCATGCCCGCGATCTGCGCATGGCCCAGGTGCTCGACAGCGCCGAAGCGCCGCGGCTGTTGTTCGCGGGCACCCTGCATACGCTGAGGGGGCAGGGGGCTCCCCAGTACCTGGCCAAGGGGCCGCTGGACCCGGGCCTGAAGGTGCTGGTGATGGGGGAGCAAGGCCAGAACCTGGCGGCTACCGATGCCGATTATCTCTGGCTGCTGCCTGCCCATGACGCCGAGGGTTCGGCGCTGGTTGCAGCCCCTTCCGAATGTGATCAGCCCGTTTCAACCGTCGGGCATTGAGCCCGCCTCTACAAGGAATTTACCGATGACTGTACTGACCGCAGCCGAACGCGGCCTGTGCCTGGATGCCGATTGCCTGCACCTTGATGTCCCTGCCGTAGAAGTGGCCGCCCAGTTGCATACGCTGGGGCCGGTGCTTACCCGAACGCCCGCCAGTCATGCGTGGATCGAGCAGTTGGGGGGCTATCCGCGCTCCGACGATATCAGTGAGGCGGGTCTGGTGATTGGCGACGATGGCCTGGACCTGCGCCTGAATCTGCGCGCCTGGTACTGGATGGGAATGTCCCATGATGCCGGTGCCGGCACCTATGCCCTGAAGGTGTTCGATCGTCACGGCAGGCTGTTGCTGTGCCTGATGTCGGTGCCTGAGTCTGCGCTGGCGGATTGGGCGCAACTGTACAGCCGCTGTGTGGAGCGTCGGCCTGATTTTGCCGCCAAAGAACCTTTCGCCAGGCGTGAACTGCTCGCGCCGGGCCTGGTGGAGGAGTGGGCGGCCATGAGCAATGTTCATGAGCACTTTGCCTTGCTCAAGCGCCATGGCCTGACGCGCTACGAAGGCAACGAACGGGTGGCGCCGCACTTCGCCCGGCGCCTGGCCGAGCGGAGCCCGGTTGCGCTGTTTCGTCAGTTGGCTGGCAGCGGGCTGGAGCTGATGTTGTTTGTCTACAGCGCGGGCAGTGTGCAGATTTTTACCGGGCAGTTGTCGGGCCTGCAGGCCTATGAGCACCGTCTGGTGTTCGAGATGCCCGCCACGGCGCTTGCCGCTGCAACCTGCTTCAGCATTGAAGATGCTGTCGAGGCGCAGACCTGGCGCGTACATAAACCCAATGAACTCGGCGGGGTCACCAGCCTTGAGTTGTTCGATGCCGAGCAGCGTTTGATCGTTCAGGTGTTTGCTCGCCGCCCGGCCGGTGAGCCGGAGCAGGCGGCCTGGCGCCAGTGGCTGGATGCGCTGGAGGCGGTGCAATGAAGGGGCTGTGTCTGGGTGTGTGTCTGCTGATTGGCAGTACCGGGGCGTTTGCAGGTGGCCAGGCGGCGGACACCTTGGTCATTGGCAATGACCTCGCCGAAATTGTCGAGCGCCTGGATGCCGGTGCGCAGTTGGTCGGGCGCGACGACTCCAGCCGTTATCCGCCAGCAATCGCCAGCCTGCCTTCGGTGGGCTACCTGCGTCAGCTGTCGGCCGAAGGCATTCTCTCGCTCAAGCCACAGCGGGTGTTGATCAGCGATGCGGCGCGGCCGGTGATCGTGTTGCGTCAATTGCAGGCGCTGGACCTTGAAGTGATCAGTGTCGCTCGCGGCAAAGGTATCGGCGACATACCCGGCAAAATCGAAGAGGTTGCCCGGGTGATGAACCGCCAGGCGCAGGGGCAGTCGTTGGTCGAGGAGCAGCAGCGTCTGGCGGTCGAGCTTGCCCGGACACCGGCGCTCAAAGGGCCGAAGGCGCTGTTCATTTTCAATCGGGCAGGCATGACCCCTTTGATCATGGGGCGGGGTACCGAAGCCCATGTCGCCCTGGAGCAGGCGGGGATCGAAAACAGTGCGCCGTTCAACGCCTACAAGCAGGTGGCGGCGGAGGCCATGGTTGCGCTGGCGCCTGACTTTGTCATTGTCAGCAAGGCGGGGCTGGAGGCGCTGGGTGGCGAAGAAAACCTCTGGAAGCTCGGCGGCCTGGCCCATACGCCGGCCGGACAGCAGCGCCGACTGGTCCAGGTGGATGACCAGGCGTTGCTCAACCTGGGGCCGCGCACGGTACAGGCCATGTTGCAGTTGCGCCGCGATGCCGGAGCCTTGTTCCCATGATCCAGGTGCGAGGTGCTTCGGCGCAGACCCTGCTGTTGATGCTGGTGGGGCTGTGCCTGTTGTTGATGGTGTGTTCGTTGGTGGGCAGCATCGGCTTGTCGCCGGCGATCTTTGTGGGTGTTTTGCCTGCGCCGCTGGAGTGGCAGGTCTGGTGCGAAGTGCGCCTTCCGCGCCTGCTGCTGGCCGTGCTGGTGGGCTCCACCCTGGCGGCGGGCGGTACGGCCATGCAGGGCCTGTTCCGTAACCCGCTGGCAGATCCGACCTTGCTAGGCCAGGCCAGTGGTGCCGGGCTTGCGGTGTCGATCTGGGTGGTGCTGGTCAACGGCCGGCTGCCGGGCTTTGAGCTGTACGGGCAGTTTTTTGCAGGCTTTGTCGGCGCCTTGCTGGTGACCCTGGTGATATTCCGCATCGGACGGGGTAACCGGGGGCGTGAGTCCACCATCACCTTGCTGTTGGCGGGGCTGGTCATCAACACCCTGACGGGCGCCGTGGGCGGCATTCTTGCCTATGTCGCCAGCGAAGAGCAGCTACGCCAGTTGAGCCTGTGGGGCATGGGCAGTCTCAGTAGTGCCCAGTGGTCGACCTTGAGCGTGGCCTGCCTGGTGTTGCCGCCGGCGCTGTGGGTACTGGCGCGCTGCGCGGCGGATCTGGACCTGTTCCAGTTGGGCGAGGTGTCGGCCCATGCTGCCGGCCTGAACGGCGATCGCCTGAAAAACCGTGTGGTCCTGGCGTCCTCGCTCGGGGTTGGGTTGTGCGTGGCGTTGACCGGGATCATCGGTTTTATCGGCCTGTTGGTACCGCACTGCCTGCGCCTGTACTTCGGGCCTGGGCATCGGTTGCTGATACCGGCCTCAATGTTGTGTGGCGCCATCTTGCTGTTGCTGGCCGACACCCTGGCCAGAAGCCTGACCAGCCCTGCAGAGATTCCGGTGGGCCTGGTCACCAGTGTCATCGGCGGGCCCTACTTTTTATGGCTGCTGCTTGGGCGCAAGGTGCGGGAGTTCTGAAATGCTTGAACTGAACAATGTCAGCCTGGCCCGGCCGTTTGCGCTGGCACCTTTGAACGCCTCTATAAAGGAAGGGCAACTGCTTGGCCTGATTGGGCCCAACGGTGCCGGCAAAAGCACCTTGCTTTCGCTGATCTCGGGCTACACCCGGCCAGACAGTGGCGAGATTCGCATGCTTGGCCGGCCGTTGGCCGATTACAGCGCCCAGCAACTGGCAAGCCGACGCGCCCTGGTCACCCAGCAAATGGACAGCGTGTTTGACTGGCAGGTGGGGGAGTTCATCCAGCTGGGGCAGCAGCACATTGGCGAACCGTGCCCGGGGATAATCGATGCCCTGGACCTCCGTCATCTATTGTTGCGCGGGGTGTTGTCGCTGTCGGGCGGCGAGTTGCAGCGGGTGACCATCGCCCGTGCCATGAACCAGTTGGCGGTGAGTCCGGTTGCCAATGGGCGGGGTGATCACCAGGGGCGATTGCTGTTGCTTGATGAGCCCACCAGCGCCCTGGATATCGGTCAGCAGCAGAACCTGATGCGGGTGCTGCGCTCGCTGGCGCGGTCGCCGGGCATTGCGGTGGTGTGCGTGCTGCATGACCTGAACCTGGCGGCGCGCTACTGCGACCGGTTATGGCTGCTGGAGCAGGGCAGGCTGTGTGCCGAGGGTACGCCGGCGCAGGTGCTTAGCGAGCAGCGTATCGGTGAGGTGTTCGGGGCGCAGGTCAGGGTTGAAGTGGCGCAGCCACAGGGGGTGCGGATCGAGTTGCTGGTCTGAGTGTCGCTGCGGTTCAGCGGGCGCTCAGGGTGACCCAGTAGTTCGAGCGGCGTTGCACCTGGATCGGCAGGGCATGGCGTAGGGCTTCGAGCACGGCGTCGCTGTCGGACAAGGGGTAGACCCCTGAGATACGCAAGCTGGCTACCTCGTCGGTGCAGCGCAACACGCCGGGGCGATACCGCGCCAGTTGCTGGATAAAGGCATCCAGGCGCAGGTCTTCGGCCACCAGCAGGCCTTTGCTCCAGGCCGGTTCGCTTGCGGCGCGGGCGGGGGCGCTGGCCTGCCGGGAATCCAGGCGGCTGCGTTCCCCGGGGTTCAACCGTAGCGTGGATAAAGGGGCCTGCTGCGGCTGGAGCTCGACGCTGC
It encodes:
- a CDS encoding ChuX/HutX family heme-like substrate-binding protein, with the translated sequence MTVLTAAERGLCLDADCLHLDVPAVEVAAQLHTLGPVLTRTPASHAWIEQLGGYPRSDDISEAGLVIGDDGLDLRLNLRAWYWMGMSHDAGAGTYALKVFDRHGRLLLCLMSVPESALADWAQLYSRCVERRPDFAAKEPFARRELLAPGLVEEWAAMSNVHEHFALLKRHGLTRYEGNERVAPHFARRLAERSPVALFRQLAGSGLELMLFVYSAGSVQIFTGQLSGLQAYEHRLVFEMPATALAAATCFSIEDAVEAQTWRVHKPNELGGVTSLELFDAEQRLIVQVFARRPAGEPEQAAWRQWLDALEAVQ
- a CDS encoding heme/hemin ABC transporter substrate-binding protein, translated to MKGLCLGVCLLIGSTGAFAGGQAADTLVIGNDLAEIVERLDAGAQLVGRDDSSRYPPAIASLPSVGYLRQLSAEGILSLKPQRVLISDAARPVIVLRQLQALDLEVISVARGKGIGDIPGKIEEVARVMNRQAQGQSLVEEQQRLAVELARTPALKGPKALFIFNRAGMTPLIMGRGTEAHVALEQAGIENSAPFNAYKQVAAEAMVALAPDFVIVSKAGLEALGGEENLWKLGGLAHTPAGQQRRLVQVDDQALLNLGPRTVQAMLQLRRDAGALFP
- a CDS encoding FecCD family ABC transporter permease, coding for MIQVRGASAQTLLLMLVGLCLLLMVCSLVGSIGLSPAIFVGVLPAPLEWQVWCEVRLPRLLLAVLVGSTLAAGGTAMQGLFRNPLADPTLLGQASGAGLAVSIWVVLVNGRLPGFELYGQFFAGFVGALLVTLVIFRIGRGNRGRESTITLLLAGLVINTLTGAVGGILAYVASEEQLRQLSLWGMGSLSSAQWSTLSVACLVLPPALWVLARCAADLDLFQLGEVSAHAAGLNGDRLKNRVVLASSLGVGLCVALTGIIGFIGLLVPHCLRLYFGPGHRLLIPASMLCGAILLLLADTLARSLTSPAEIPVGLVTSVIGGPYFLWLLLGRKVREF
- a CDS encoding ABC transporter ATP-binding protein gives rise to the protein MLELNNVSLARPFALAPLNASIKEGQLLGLIGPNGAGKSTLLSLISGYTRPDSGEIRMLGRPLADYSAQQLASRRALVTQQMDSVFDWQVGEFIQLGQQHIGEPCPGIIDALDLRHLLLRGVLSLSGGELQRVTIARAMNQLAVSPVANGRGDHQGRLLLLDEPTSALDIGQQQNLMRVLRSLARSPGIAVVCVLHDLNLAARYCDRLWLLEQGRLCAEGTPAQVLSEQRIGEVFGAQVRVEVAQPQGVRIELLV